One segment of Fimbriiglobus ruber DNA contains the following:
- a CDS encoding class I SAM-dependent methyltransferase, which translates to MPTAPTAPPESRARGEARCLLCHSPALVPLYAGVRDRLRYVPGDREWWRCRACGSAVLVPQPRPDELPGFYPPVYSFTPELGKKSRLANWLARLEYHFFFRPQYLTQVRRVMRCTGAAGRGWRLLDIGCGRGLRLLELRGLGYEVHGLDIQPDVVRYLREELNIPAVCAGVEAAEEFYPPGSFDVVTAFYLMEHINDVTGFLRACYRLLRPGGWVAVAIPFADSIQAGLFGGRWINVTEAPRHLSLPTQKGALFAVRRAGFERARILPDSVINCAGQIGSSMIPGSTLTHAYGKPGLRAFVPRFVGAAVTLVALPFCLAENYAAGKPSLGIVCARKPDHPGPADGDVSA; encoded by the coding sequence ATGCCGACCGCGCCGACCGCCCCACCGGAATCGCGCGCCCGAGGGGAAGCCCGGTGCCTGCTCTGCCACAGCCCCGCGCTCGTGCCGCTGTACGCGGGCGTGCGGGACCGGCTCCGGTACGTCCCGGGCGACCGCGAGTGGTGGCGGTGCCGGGCGTGCGGGTCGGCCGTGCTGGTGCCGCAGCCGCGCCCCGACGAACTCCCCGGCTTCTACCCGCCGGTCTACAGCTTCACCCCCGAACTCGGAAAGAAGAGCCGGCTCGCGAACTGGTTAGCCCGCCTCGAGTACCACTTCTTTTTTCGCCCGCAGTACCTGACGCAAGTCCGCCGGGTGATGCGGTGTACTGGCGCCGCGGGCCGCGGGTGGCGGCTGCTGGACATCGGGTGCGGTCGCGGCTTGCGGCTGCTCGAACTCCGCGGGCTGGGGTACGAGGTCCACGGCCTGGACATCCAGCCGGACGTCGTCCGCTACCTCCGGGAGGAGTTGAACATCCCCGCCGTGTGCGCGGGCGTCGAAGCCGCGGAAGAGTTTTACCCGCCGGGGTCGTTCGACGTGGTGACCGCCTTTTACCTGATGGAACACATCAACGACGTGACCGGGTTCCTGCGGGCGTGTTACCGGTTGCTCCGCCCGGGCGGGTGGGTCGCGGTCGCCATCCCGTTCGCGGACAGCATCCAGGCCGGTCTGTTCGGCGGGCGGTGGATCAACGTGACCGAGGCCCCTCGACACCTGTCGCTCCCCACCCAAAAGGGGGCCCTGTTCGCCGTCCGGCGGGCCGGGTTCGAGCGGGCGCGGATTCTCCCGGATTCCGTGATTAACTGCGCCGGCCAGATCGGCAGTTCCATGATCCCCGGCTCGACCCTGACGCACGCTTACGGGAAGCCGGGGCTCCGAGCGTTCGTTCCGCGGTTCGTCGGGGCGGCCGTGACCCTCGTCGCGCTGCCGTTTTGCCTGGCCGAGAACTACGCGGCCGGAAAGCCATCGCTCGGGATCGTGTGCGCCCGGAAGCCGGATCATCCCGGCCCGGCGGATGGGGACGTGTCCGCGTGA
- a CDS encoding tetratricopeptide repeat protein — MNAPPVPAAPCEPESGRRNGAVALALVSLLGLFAYFNAFRGAFMLDDLQFIQEPELRHPFTNAMAAGRPVVSLSLSVNYWADKMQPRGYHLFNLLVHVAAALTLFDLVRRTLLLPHFGGRYTDRAAVLAMAAALLWELHPLQTQSVTYVVQRCESMMGLFFLLTLYCFLRGATAPRRPGWWYAGAVLSCALGAGCKEVIAVAPAVVFLFDRTFLAGSWRGALRRWPFYAALAVPAVATVAVLVGRGLLSHEKGVVGFGTSLFTPKTYALTQPQVILHYLRLAAWPDALCLDYLDWPAVRTPADDPVSIGVVCSLVALTVVGVLLRSGWGFLAAWFFLILAPTSSIVPVQDAVFEHRMYLPLAALVVAAVLLADRGLELVRVRVPGSGWYATRGALAAAVVLLVAYGIVTMRRNEAYASRIALYTDNATKRPNNFRVRNNLAAELFSVRQEKAALAHARRAAELSPRMALYRVMVAQCLLELGEPEQALAELAVARELDPKAPNFRATLGYAELILGRFGDAVPDFEAARDEAPWSEIVRFRLAVCLLELGRTTEAADEIRTIREANPEYLPGLAEFIRLRAVEADPNGTVVRHTVLCARALAFASGETPEALDTLAVAYATAAKFDEGLVAGGAVVGPAVAAGVAGRGATGGSFELAAATAAKAAEKAAAAGNSYLAGRIAARAALFREHKRYLPTERPAGAVVKG, encoded by the coding sequence ATGAACGCCCCGCCCGTCCCCGCCGCCCCGTGCGAACCCGAGTCCGGCCGCCGGAACGGCGCCGTCGCCCTCGCGCTGGTGAGCCTCCTGGGGCTGTTCGCGTACTTCAATGCGTTCCGCGGGGCGTTCATGTTGGACGACCTGCAGTTCATTCAAGAGCCCGAACTCCGACACCCGTTCACGAACGCAATGGCCGCGGGCCGGCCGGTCGTCTCGCTCAGTCTGTCCGTCAATTATTGGGCGGACAAGATGCAGCCGCGCGGGTACCACCTGTTCAACTTGCTGGTTCACGTCGCCGCGGCCCTGACCCTGTTCGACCTGGTCCGCCGGACGTTACTCCTGCCCCATTTCGGCGGCCGGTACACCGACCGGGCGGCCGTCCTCGCGATGGCGGCGGCCCTGCTCTGGGAACTCCACCCCCTCCAGACGCAGTCGGTCACTTACGTCGTCCAGCGCTGCGAATCGATGATGGGGCTCTTTTTTCTCCTCACCCTCTACTGCTTCCTGCGCGGGGCGACGGCCCCCCGGCGGCCCGGGTGGTGGTACGCCGGCGCCGTTCTGTCGTGCGCGCTGGGCGCGGGGTGCAAAGAGGTAATCGCGGTCGCCCCGGCCGTCGTCTTCTTGTTCGACCGCACGTTTCTCGCGGGGAGCTGGCGGGGCGCACTCCGGCGGTGGCCCTTTTACGCCGCACTGGCGGTCCCGGCCGTGGCGACCGTCGCCGTACTCGTGGGCCGCGGGCTCCTGTCCCACGAAAAGGGCGTGGTCGGGTTCGGAACTTCGCTATTTACCCCGAAGACGTACGCCCTGACGCAACCCCAAGTCATTCTTCATTACCTGCGGCTCGCCGCCTGGCCCGACGCGCTCTGCCTCGATTACCTCGATTGGCCGGCCGTCCGGACGCCCGCCGACGACCCGGTCAGTATTGGCGTTGTTTGTTCGCTCGTCGCCCTCACCGTGGTCGGCGTCTTGCTCCGGTCGGGCTGGGGGTTTCTCGCGGCGTGGTTCTTCCTCATTCTGGCCCCGACGTCCAGCATCGTTCCCGTCCAGGACGCCGTGTTCGAACACCGAATGTACCTGCCGCTGGCGGCCCTGGTCGTGGCCGCCGTCCTGCTCGCGGACCGCGGCCTCGAACTGGTCCGGGTCCGGGTGCCCGGGTCCGGGTGGTACGCGACCCGTGGGGCGCTCGCCGCCGCGGTCGTCCTGCTCGTCGCCTACGGGATCGTCACCATGCGGCGGAACGAGGCCTACGCGAGCCGCATCGCTTTGTACACCGACAACGCGACCAAGCGGCCGAACAACTTCCGCGTCCGGAACAACCTGGCGGCCGAATTGTTCTCCGTCCGGCAGGAAAAGGCCGCGCTCGCCCACGCCCGGCGGGCCGCGGAACTCTCCCCGCGGATGGCGCTGTACCGCGTCATGGTCGCCCAGTGCCTGCTCGAACTCGGCGAACCCGAACAGGCGCTCGCCGAACTCGCGGTCGCCCGCGAACTCGACCCGAAGGCGCCGAATTTTCGGGCCACGCTCGGGTACGCGGAACTGATCCTGGGGCGGTTCGGCGACGCGGTGCCCGATTTCGAGGCCGCGCGGGACGAGGCGCCCTGGAGTGAAATCGTTCGATTCCGGCTCGCCGTGTGTTTACTGGAACTCGGCAGAACGACCGAGGCGGCCGACGAGATCCGGACGATCCGCGAGGCCAACCCGGAATACCTCCCTGGGCTCGCGGAATTCATCCGCCTCCGTGCCGTCGAGGCGGACCCGAACGGCACGGTCGTCCGCCACACGGTCCTCTGCGCCCGGGCGCTCGCGTTCGCCTCCGGCGAGACGCCCGAAGCACTCGACACGCTGGCGGTCGCGTACGCGACCGCGGCGAAATTCGACGAGGGGCTCGTCGCGGGCGGGGCGGTGGTCGGTCCGGCGGTCGCGGCCGGGGTCGCCGGGCGCGGCGCGACGGGCGGCTCGTTCGAACTCGCCGCGGCCACCGCCGCGAAGGCCGCGGAGAAGGCCGCGGCCGCCGGGAACTCGTACCTCGCGGGTCGCATTGCCGCCCGGGCCGCCCTGTTCCGCGAACACAAACGCTACCTCCCGACCGAGCGGCCCGCGGGCGCCGTGGTGAAAGGTTAA
- a CDS encoding Flp family type IVb pilin translates to MSNLFRRLWNDDQGAIITVEWILIVGLIIFGLIPGFIAVRNAGNATLATIGNILLEVIPNFTFSGFGIAGTGTGGAQATPLAQVGGAAYQSDVTRGFTSYEVAPTLLSTGVVGVKPVP, encoded by the coding sequence ATGTCCAACTTGTTCCGCCGCCTGTGGAATGACGACCAAGGTGCGATTATTACCGTCGAATGGATTCTGATCGTCGGGCTAATCATCTTCGGGTTGATCCCTGGCTTCATCGCCGTCCGGAACGCCGGCAACGCGACCCTCGCCACGATCGGGAACATCCTTCTGGAAGTGATCCCGAACTTCACGTTCTCCGGGTTCGGGATCGCCGGCACGGGTACCGGCGGGGCTCAAGCTACGCCTCTCGCCCAAGTCGGCGGGGCCGCGTACCAGAGCGACGTGACGCGCGGCTTCACCTCCTACGAGGTCGCCCCGACGCTGCTGTCCACGGGCGTCGTCGGCGTCAAGCCGGTTCCTTAA